A genomic region of Serratia fonticola contains the following coding sequences:
- a CDS encoding glycoside-pentoside-hexuronide family transporter: MSSQILSAKEKFGYGLGDAASHIVFDNVMLYMMFFYTDIFGIPAGFVGTMFLLARALDAISDPCMGLIADRTRSRWGKFRPWILFGAVPFGIVCVFAYSTPDLSMNGKMIYAAVTYTLLTLMYTVVNIPYCALGGVITNDPTQRISLQSWRFVLATAGGMLSTVLMMPLVNLIGGEDKAAGFQGGIAVLSVVAFIMLAVCFFTTKERVEAPPNTTPVREDLRDIWQNDQWRVVGVLTILNIMAVAIRGGAMMYYVTWILGQPELFAIFLTTYCVGNLFGSALAKPLTDWKCKVSVFWWTNALLAVLSFVMFFVPMHASITLFIFIFVIGVLHQLVTPIQWVMMSDTVDYGEWQNGKRLTGISFAGTLFVLKLGLAIGGALIGWMLAGAGYQAGAATQTNTTISIIIALFTLIPGVCYLLSAIVAKRYYTLKTPFLRNILSDLAQGARRNQQQFDESPVSKEFQQ, translated from the coding sequence ATGAGCAGTCAGATTCTTTCCGCAAAGGAAAAATTTGGTTACGGACTGGGGGATGCCGCCAGTCACATCGTGTTTGATAACGTCATGTTATACATGATGTTTTTTTATACTGATATTTTTGGTATTCCCGCCGGGTTTGTCGGCACTATGTTCTTGTTGGCCCGCGCGCTGGATGCTATTTCTGACCCGTGCATGGGGCTGATTGCGGATCGCACCCGCAGCCGTTGGGGTAAATTCCGGCCATGGATCCTGTTTGGTGCCGTGCCGTTCGGCATCGTCTGCGTGTTTGCCTACAGCACACCAGACCTCAGCATGAACGGCAAAATGATCTATGCCGCCGTGACTTACACGCTACTGACGCTGATGTATACCGTGGTTAACATTCCTTACTGTGCGCTGGGTGGCGTCATTACTAACGACCCAACGCAGCGCATCTCTCTCCAGTCCTGGCGATTCGTGCTGGCAACGGCGGGCGGCATGCTGTCTACCGTGCTGATGATGCCGCTGGTCAATCTGATTGGTGGTGAAGATAAAGCGGCGGGGTTCCAGGGAGGGATTGCCGTGCTCTCCGTGGTGGCCTTCATCATGCTGGCGGTTTGCTTCTTTACCACCAAAGAACGTGTGGAAGCGCCGCCGAATACCACACCGGTTCGTGAGGACTTGCGCGATATCTGGCAGAACGATCAGTGGCGCGTGGTCGGTGTGCTCACCATCCTCAATATTATGGCAGTGGCGATCCGTGGCGGCGCGATGATGTATTACGTCACCTGGATCCTCGGCCAGCCGGAGCTGTTCGCTATCTTCCTCACCACCTACTGCGTTGGTAACCTGTTCGGCAGCGCACTCGCTAAACCCCTCACCGATTGGAAATGCAAAGTCAGCGTTTTCTGGTGGACCAACGCCTTGTTGGCAGTACTCAGCTTTGTCATGTTCTTTGTGCCGATGCATGCCAGCATTACCCTGTTCATCTTCATCTTTGTGATTGGCGTGCTGCACCAGCTCGTTACCCCTATTCAGTGGGTCATGATGTCAGACACCGTGGACTACGGTGAATGGCAGAACGGCAAACGCCTCACCGGTATCAGCTTTGCCGGGACGTTGTTTGTACTGAAACTCGGCCTTGCCATCGGCGGCGCGCTGATTGGCTGGATGCTGGCAGGCGCCGGTTATCAGGCCGGAGCCGCCACGCAAACCAACACGACAATCAGCATCATTATTGCGCTGTTCACTCTTATCCCAGGTGTCTGCTATCTGCTCAGCGCCATTGTTGCCAAACGCTACTACACCCTGAAAACGCCGTTCCTGAGAAACATCCTCAGCGATCTGGCTCAGGGTGCGCGCCGCAATCAGCAACAGTTCGACGAATCCCCTGTCTCTAAAGAATTTCAGCAGTAA